A region of the Mesoterricola sediminis genome:
GCCGCGTCGTCCTCGGCGCGGGCGGTGGCGGGGGCCACGGCCAGGGCCGCGGCGAGGAGGGGCAGACGGAATCCCTTCAGCATGGGCTTCTCCTTGAAAAAGGCTGTTACCGACCAATTGTCCGGTATCTTAGCACGGGCGGCCGGAGGCCGCCGCCCGGATCTCGCCGATTTTCCGCCGGATGTCCGCCAGGGTGAACGGCTTCTCCTGGAGCCACACGAAGGGATCCTCCCCCGCGGCCACCTCCAGGGCCGGTTCCACATACCCGGTGGCCATCAGCACCGGCAGGACGGGATGCCGGCTGCGGATGGCGGCCAGGGTCTCGACGCCGCCCATGCCCGGCATGTTGTTGTCGAGGATCACCAGGTCGGGTACCAGGCCGGCGTCCAGCTTGGCCAGGGCCTCGGGACCCCCGTTCACCCAGGCGCAATCGTGGCCGATCTGCGCGAGCATGGCCGGCAGGGTATCGAGGATGATGGGATCGTCGTCCACCAGCAGCACCCGAAGGCCGGCGCCGCCGTCGGCCGCCGGGGATTCGGCCCGGGGCCCCTCGGAAGCCTCCCGGGGACCCGCGGCCGGGAACCGGAGGGTGACCCGGGTCCCCTCCCCTTCCCGGCTCTCCAGGTCCACGGTGCCCCCGTGGGCCTTCATGGTGCCGTAGACGCCCGCGAGCCCGAGCCCGGTGCCCTTGCCGGCGGGCTTGGTCGTGAAGAACGGTTCCATGGCCCGGCGCAGGACCTCCGGCCGCATCCCGCTCCCGGTGTCGGCCACGGCGAGGAAGGCGCCGCCCCCGGCGCCCTTCCCCGTGGACAGGGTCAGCGTCCCGCCGGCGGGCATGGCGTCCAGGGCGTTGACGCACAGGTTCATGAGGGCGTTGGCCAGGGAATCCGGCTCCCCCGCCACCGGCTGCAGGTCCGCGTCCAGGGCCTCCACCACGGCGACCCGGGCGAAGGAAGTGCCCCGGAGGATCTCGGCCTGGGTCCGCACGAGGGCGTTCAGGTCCACGGGCCGCGCGTCGCCGAGGCCCTTCCGGCTGAAGTCGGTCAGGGTCCGCACGAGCTTCCGGCCCCGCTCCGCGGCCGAGAGCAGCAGGTCCAGGGGCCGCGTGATGGCCGCGTCCCCCTCCCGCACCTCCCGGAGGGTGGAGGCCACCGCGACCACGGACGCCAGGATGTTGTTCATGTCGTGGGCGACGCCCCCCGCGAGGCTGCCGAGGCTCTCCAGCTTCTGGGCGTGGAGCAGCTCGGCCTGGAGCCGCTCCCGTTCCCGCTCCGCCTCGAGCCCTGCCGTGAGGTCCTGGCAGAGCACCAGGAGGCAGGGGCCGCCATCCAGGTCCACGGCGCGGGCGGTGAGCATCGCGGTCGCCAGCGTCCCGTCCTTGCGCACCAGCTCCAGCCGCCGCGGCGCGAGCCCGCCCGTGGCCTCCACCTCCGCGCGCAGGGAGGCCCGGTCCGCCCCGGCGGGCCAGAGGCCGAGCTCCTCCGTGGTGCGCCCCAGGGCCTCCTCCCGGCTCCAGCCGAAGGTGCGGGTCCAGGCCGGATTGAGATCCAGGAACCGGTCGTCGGCGAGGCGGCTGAAGGCGATGGCTTCCGGGGACAGCTGGAAGACCCGCGCGAACCGCTCCTCGCGCCGCAGCAGCCCCTTGAGGAGGTAGCTGGCGGACATGGACAGCAGGGCGGCGAGGAACAGGCCGTTGACCCCGATGATGAGCCAGGCCACGCCCGAGGCGGGCGCCGCGGGCGACGGGAGGAGGCCGTGGGCCGCGGCCACCCCCGCGGCGGCGTAGGTGGCCGCGGCCAGGATCCCGCACGCCACCGAGGCCCGGAGCCCCCAGAGGAGGGCGGCCAGGACGGGGACCACGCCCAGCCACAGGGGGCCCGTGGCGAAGGTGCCGAGTTCCACCAGGAGCAGCGCCGCCACGCCGTAGACCATGGCCAGCAGGCCCCCCGCCTTGGCGCGGTACGACCAGCCTGGATGGAAGGCCGCCGCGGTGATCCAGGCCAGGGCCAGGGTATCCCCCGCGGCGACGGCGGCGTGGCCGTACCGCACGGCGTAGTACAGGCAGGGCAGGTACGTGGCGAGGCCCAGGACCGCCCCCGCCTTGAGGAGGCGGTCGACGAGCTGGCCGCGCCAGGCCGCCAGGGCCTCGGCCCCCAGTTGGCCGGACGGATCTTCCCCCGCGGGAGTCGGCAAGCGAGGACCTGGACGGGCTGGAAGGACCGGGGGGGGCGGCGTCATAAGGGATCGTTGGGGCCGATCATGCCACAGATGGGGGCCGACCGGAGGGAGAGATGGCCTAAAAATGCCCTTGTTTTCCAAGCAATCCAGGCCGCCGGGCGGAGCCCGGACCGGTAAAAACCGCGATCGCCAGGCCGTGATCCAAATCGCCTGTTTCAACTGATATCCTGGGGGGCTTCCCGCTCCGGGCGGCCCCCCAGGATCCCCTTGAAGTTCCTCCCCTGCCTGTTTCTGGTCTCCACCTGCCTGGCGGCGCCCGCCGCTCCTCCGGTCCGGATCGGCATCCTCGCCTTCCGCCCCAAGCCCCAGGCCCAGGCCCAATGGGCCCCCCTGGCCGGCGTGCTGGGCCGGGCCCTCCCGGGCCGGGAGATCCAGGTGGAGACCCTCACCTACCCGGAGCTGGACGCCGCGATCGCCGGCCGCCGGGTGGACTTCGTGCTCACCAACCCCGCGCACTACATCCTCCTCCGGAGCCACCATCACCTGACGTCCCCCCTGGCCACCCTGGCCACCACGGAGAGCGGCCAGCGGGTCAGCGCCTTCGGCGGCGTCATCCTCACCCGTGCAGGCGATCCGGCCCACACCCGCCTCGAGGACCTGCGGAAGGCCTCCATCGCCATTCCCGACCTGGCCTCCCTGGGCGGGTACCAGATGCAGGCCTACGAGCTGCGCCAGGCCGGCCTGCCGCTGCCCGACCGGGACCGGCTCGTGGTGACCGGAATGCCCCACGACAACGTGGTCCGGGCCGTGCTGGAGGGCCGGGCCGACGCGGGTTTCGTCCGCACCGGCACCCTGGAGGCCATGGCCCGGGAGGGCCGGCTGGATCCCGCCCGGATCCGGGTCCTCCAGACCCTGCCGACGCCGTATCCGGTCGCCCTCAGCACCCGGCTCTACCCCGAATGGCCCTTCGCGGCCCTGCCCCACGCCGACGAGCAGGTCGCGCGCCGGGTGGCCGGCGCCCTCCTCCTCCTGGGCGAGGACGACCCCGCCGCCCACGCCATGGGCATCCAGGGCTTCGCCGTGCCCGCGGACTACGAGCCCGTCGCGCGCATCCTCCGGGAGCTCCGGCTGCCGCCCTACGAGGCCCCGCCCCCCTTCACCTTCGCGGACGTGTGGGCGCGGTACCGCTGGCCTTTCCTGGCGGTGGCGGTCTCCCTCCTGGCGGCCGCGGTCCTGGGCATCCGCCTGCTCCTGGCCCACCGGCGCCTCCGGTCCAGCCGCGAGCTCTTCGCCCTCGCCTTCCAGATGAGTCCGGACCCCATCAGCATCCACCGCCTCGACGACGGGACCTGCGTGGCCGTGAACCAGGGCTACCTGCGCGCCACCGGCCACGCCCGGGAGGACCTGGTGGGGCGCCGGGGCTTCGGCAAGGACTATCAGACCTGGGCGGACGCCACCCAGTTGCTGGCCTTCATGGAGCGGCTCCGGCGCGACGGGGCCGTGGACGCCCAGGAGGCCACCTTCCTCGCCAAGGACGGCCAGCCCCTCACGGGGGTGGTGTCCGCGCGCATCCTGGACCTGGACGGGGTGCCCCACGTCCTGGCCATCGCCCGGGACGTGACCGGCCTGCGCAAGGCCGAAGGGGAGCGGCGCGCCCTGGAGGCCCAGCTGCACCAGGCCCAGAAGATGGAGAGCCTGGGCGTCCTGGCCGGCGGCGTCGCCCATGACATGAACAATGTCCTCGCGGCCATCATGGGCCTCGCCTCCGCCCATGTGGAGACGACTCCCGAGGGCACGCCCACCCGCAAGGCCTTCGAGACCATCCTCAAGGCCGCGGAGCGCGGCGGCAAGCTGGTCAAGGGCCTGCTCCGCTTCGCCCGGCAGAACCCCGCCGAGGAGCGCGTGCTGGACCTGAACGCCCTCATCCAGGAGGAGGCCAGCCTCCTGGAGCGCACCACCCTCGCCCGGGTGCGGCTCCGCATGGAGCTGGACCCCGGGCTGCGCCCCATCCGGGGCGAGGCCGGGGCCCTCGCCAACGCGCTCATGAACCTGTGCGTCAACGCCGTGGAGGCCCTGCCCGCGGACGGGACCCTCACCCTGCGCACCCGGAACGCCGGCCCCTCCACCGTGGAGGCCGAGGTGGAGGACGACGGCGCCGGCATGGGCCCCGAGATCCTGGAACGGGCCCTCGATCCCTTCTTCACCACGAAGGAGCCTGGCAAGGGAACCGGCCTCGGCCTGTCCATGGTCTACAGCACCGTCAAGGCGCACCGGGGCACCCTCGACATCCGGAGCGAGCCGGGGCGCGGGACCCGGGTCGTCCTGCGCTTCCCCGCCGTCGTCGGCATCCCGGCCGCCCCCGCGGGCGACACCGCCAAGGCAAGCGGGCCGGCCCGTCCCTTGTCCGTGCTCGTGGTCGACGACGATGAGCTGGCCCTGGCTTCCACCCAGGCCCTGGTGGCCGCGCTCGGGCACACCTGCACCTCCGCGGCCCGGGGCGAGGAGGCCCTGGCCCTGGCGGGGGCCGACACCGATCTGGTGATCATGGACCTGAACATGCCGGGCCTGGGCGGGGCGCGGACCCTGCCCCTCCTCCGCGCCCGGTGGCCCAAGCTGCCCGTCCTGCTGGCGACGGGGAAGGCGGACCAGACCGCCCTGGACCTGGTGCGGGGCTGCGCCCACGTCACCCTCCTGGAGAAGCCCTTCACCCTGGCCGACCTCCGCACCGCCCTGCTCGCCCTGGAGCCCGCGCCGTGACCGGGGGGTTCCCCTCCCGCCTCCGCGCCCTCCTCCTGGCGGCGGCGGCCCTCGCGGCCAGCGCCGCGGGGCGCCCCGTGAAGGTGGCCGTCTTCACCCACGTCCCGGCCATCTACCAGGATCCCGTCGATCGCGCCGCCAAGGGGTTCTTCGTGGACATGCTGGCCGAGGTGGCCGCCCGCGAGGGCTGGGAGCTCGAGTACGTGCCCGGGACCTGGGCCCAGGGCCTGGACCGCGTGCGGAAGGGGGAGGTCGACCTGATCACCAGCGCGGCCCGGACCCCGGAGCGGGAGCGCTACCTCGCCTTCGGCCAGGAGGCCTCGTTCACGGTCTGGAGCCTCGTGTACGCCAATCCGGGCGTCCACATCGGGACCATCCTCGACCTGGCCGGGAAGCGCGTGGGGATCACCCCCGGCGACGTCAACGGCGCCCACGTGCGCGAGCTCTGCGACGGGTTCAAGATCTCCTGCACCTTCGTGCCCGAGGACTCCTTCGAGGAGATCCTCCAGGGCGTGGCCGCGGGCCGCCTCGACGCGGGGGTCACCCCGTCCACGTTCGGGTACGCCCGGGAGGGCGGCTACAAGGTCATCCGCACCCCCGTCGTGGTCTCCCCCTTCGACCTCTATTTCGCCACCGCCCTCGGGCGGAACGCCGACCTCCTCGCCGCCCTGGACCGCTACCTGAAGGCGGGCAAGGCGGACCGGGGCTCCACGTACCACGCCGCCGTGGACCGCTGGATGTTCGCCCACACCAGCCGCGCCGTGCTCCCGTCCTGGGTGCCCACCGCCCTCCTGGCCGCCGGCGGCCTCCTGGTCACCGCCCTGGCCGCGGTCCAGGTCTTCCGGCGCAGGGTCCAGGCCGCCACCCGCCGCATCGTCGCCCTGAACCGCGGCCTGGAGCATGAGCTGGCCGAGCGGCGCCGCACCGAGAGCATCATCTTCAACGTCGCCAGCGGGGTCTCCAGCTCCACCGGGGAGACCTTCTTCCAGAACCTGGTCACCTACCTGGCCCGGGCCACCGGCGCCGACTTCACCTACGTCTCGGAGACCTTCACCCGGGACGGGGCCACCTGGCTCCGGATCCTGGCCCGCCACGGCGAGGGCGGGGCGCCGGGCACCGAGTATCCCCTGGCGGGAACCCCCTGCGAACGCCTCGCCCCCGGCGGCCTGTGCACGTACCCCGCCGGCGTCGCCTCCCGCTTCCCCGGCAGCGCCCCGCTCCAGGACATGGGGGCCGAAGGCTTCGTGGGCGCGCCCCTGGAGGATGCCGAAGGCCGGCTGAAGGGCGTCCTGGCCGTGGCCACCCGGCGCCCCATCCAGGATCCCGCCGAGCTGGAATCCCTCCTGAAGATCTTCTCCTCCCGAGCCTCCGCGGAACTCCAGCGCCGGCTGGTGGAGGACGAGCGCCTCGCCATGGAGCGGCGCATCCAGCACTCCCAGAAGCTGGAGAGCCTGGGCGTGCTCGCGGGGGGCATCGCCCATGACTTCAACAACCTCCTCACCGCCGTCCTCGGCCACCTCAGCCTCGCCCAGGTGAAGCTCGACGCGGCCTCCCCGGCCCAGGTCCACCTGGACGCCATGGAGCGCATCGTCCACCGCGCCTCCGACCTGACCCGGCAGATGCTGGCCTATTCCGGCAAGGGCCGGTTCGTGGTCAAGAGCCACGACGTGAACCAGGTGATCCGGGAGATGACCCACCTGCTGGAGGTCTCCATCTCCAAGAAGGCCTCCCTCCGCCTGGACCTGGCCCCCGGCCTCCCCCCCATCGAGGCGGACGCGGCCCAGATCCAGCAGGTGGTCCTCAACCTCGTCACCAACGCCTCCGACGCCATCGGGGACGCGGAGGGCATCATCCGCGTCACCACCGCCTTCCAGACGCTCGACACCGCCTACCTCGACCAGGTCCTCCAGGGGCAGGCGATGACCCCGGGCCCCTTCGTCATCCTCGAGGTGGGGGACACGGGCTGCGGCATGACGGCCGAGGTGATGGCCCGGATCTTCGACCCCTTCTTCACCACCAAGCCCAATGGGCACGGCCTGGGCCTGTCCGCCATCCAGGGCATCCTCCGGGGGCACAGGGCCGGCATGCGGATCTACAGCGAGCCCGGCCGCGGAACCACCTTCAAGGTCTTCTTCCCGGCCACCCCCCAGGGGGTCGTCGCCGGCTCCAGCGAGGCGGCGGCCCCGGCCGAGGCGCCCCTGTCCGGCACCGTCCTCCTGGTGGACGACGAGGAGATCATCACCCTGGCCGTCACCGGCATGCTCGACGCCCTGGGCCTCCAGACCCGGGTGGCCCACAACGGCCGCGAAGCCCTGGAGCTCTTCCGGCGGGAGCGGGACCACCTCGACCTGGTGCTCATGGACCTGACCATGCCCCAGATGGACGGGCGGGAGGCCTTCCGGGCGATCCACGCCGAGGCCCCGGACCTGCCCGTGGTGCTCAGCTCGGGCTACAACGAGCAGGAGTCCATCCAGGAATTCATCGGCCGCGGGGTGGCCGGCTTCCTTCAGAAGCCCTACACCCTCCAGGCCCTCGCCCAAGCCATCCGGCCGCCTCTCATGCGCCGGGCCGCCCAACGCCGCACCCAGGAAGCCCGCTGATGTCCTGCCACGAGCCCTCCCAGACCTCCTCCTGCTCCGGCGGCTGCGGCTGCTCGGCCTCCGGCGGCACGCCCTGGCTCGCGGCGCTGCTGGACGCCGGCCTCCGGGGCCGGATGCTGCGCCGCTTCGGGCCCGCCCTCGCCGCGGGCGCCCTGGCGGGGCTGGCCCTCGGCGCCGCCGCCCTCCTCCTGTCGGAGCCCCTCGGCCCCCTGGGCCCGGCCCTGGGCGGTCCCTGGCTGCGCCTCCGCGCCGCCGCGACCCTCCCCGCCGGCGCCGCGGCCGGGGTCGCCGTGGCCCTGCGCGCCGGCAAGCCGCACGCCGCCACCCTCGTCCTCGCCGGGATCGGCCTCGCCCTGGGCGGGGCCCTCAATGCCGGCCTGGAAAGCGGCGGAACCCTCGCCGCCGTGGCCGCCTTCCTCCTCCTGGGCCTGCCCCTGGCGGCCGCGGGCAGCCTCCTCTGCGCCCGGTTGGGATCCAGGGCCACGGTGGCCCCGGCGGGCACCGCCCCCACGTCGCCGTCTTCGCCCAACCTTCCGACCCACCCGGTCTCATAAATCCGTAAGTCGAGTAACTCGGATTTTGGGACCGGGTAAGTCGGGTCGATGTGGCCCCGAAATCCGAAAAGTCGAAAAGTCGTCATGCCGGCTGGATGGGCGGCATAAGGGTTTGAGGCCTGCGTTGGGTCCATGTTCATTCGTTCTGTGCAGACCTCCCAGGGCAAGGTCGGCACATCATTCAACAATCATCAGCTGGTTGAAAGCGACCGGGCGGAAGCGGGACCCTGGCAGCGCCTGATCACGAACCTTGGAAGCCTCGACCTGCCCAGGGAGCGGTGGAAGGACCTGGCCGCGGCCCTGGACTTATCCCAAGCCTCCCCGTGCATCCCCTTTATCCCCGTTGAAAATACAGCCGGGATGGGGCGGCGCATCCGTTACCCGATTGCGCCGTCCCATCCCTGCGATTTCATTCGCCGGGGATGCACGGAGATGGACGGGGATGCCTGGGATGCTGCCTCTGCTCCCTCGCCCTGACCCTCGCCTCGATACTCCCAAATGGCCGGCGTCGTGCTGGCTGTGGAGCTATTCGCTGTAATCGGTAGTGATCTTTCGAGTGGGTCGGAAAATCGGGTGAGGCGGACGCGGCCTTGGGCCCGCAGGCCGGGGCGAGGGCCAGGATCCAAGGCGGCGCGAGGGCAAGGCCGAAGGTGAGGCCGGGACGCAGGGGGGCTCCCGGGGCATCCGGTGCGGGGATCCCCTCGATGGATCGCCGGTTCCCACTCCCGCCGGAGGGCGTCCAGCGGGGCCCAGGCGCGGATCAGCCCCGGCCGGGCCGCCGCGTCACGCCCCGGCCCTGGGCCCACCAGCTCCGCTCCTCGGCGAAGCAGACGTTCTCCAGGTCCGCCACCTGCGCCTCCAGGTGGTCGCGGGCGTCCGCGATGGCCCGGTTGTACACGTGCGGCCCCACCTCGTGGAGCACGAAGCGCAGGAACCCCTCGGCCTTCAGGTCCCCCACCTCCTCCCCGAAGGCCTCCTCCAGGTAGCGCCGGATGGAGCCGGTGAGTTCGCGCTCCTGGTCCTTGCCGAGGGTGATGTCCATGGTCGACCTCCGCTCCCCAGCATAGGACGAAAAAAAGCACCCCCCTTGCGGGGGGTGCTTCCATGCAGCGGGCCGGGGCTCAGTAGCCGTTGATCCGGAAGTCGTCGATGTTCACGCGCTCGTCCTTGTTGGCGTCCATCTTGCGGATCTCGAAGCGGATGGGCTGGTTCACGTTGATGGTGAACGTGGACGGGACCAGGGTGGTGGAGGCGGGGGCCACGATGGAACCGGCCTGGGTCCAGGTGGCGCCGGCATCCGTGGAGTAGAAGAGGGCCCAGGTCCCCAGGGTGTTGGAGCCGTAGCGGGCGCTCATCACGGTCACCGTCTGGGCGCCGTAGGCGTAGTCGGCCTTCATGGTGAGCTTGCCGGAAGGCGCGGTGGTGGCGTTGCGGATCCGCACGGACTGGAGGCCGATCATGGGGTCCGAGGCCGAGGTGCCGATGAGGGCGTCGGTCATGGTCCAGTCGCCGGCGCTGCAGGTCACGGTGCCGGCCGTGTAGCTGGCCTTGGTGCCCGTCTCGAACGTCTCGTAGAAGACGTGCGCGCCGGAA
Encoded here:
- a CDS encoding hybrid sensor histidine kinase/response regulator, whose translation is MPTPAGEDPSGQLGAEALAAWRGQLVDRLLKAGAVLGLATYLPCLYYAVRYGHAAVAAGDTLALAWITAAAFHPGWSYRAKAGGLLAMVYGVAALLLVELGTFATGPLWLGVVPVLAALLWGLRASVACGILAAATYAAAGVAAAHGLLPSPAAPASGVAWLIIGVNGLFLAALLSMSASYLLKGLLRREERFARVFQLSPEAIAFSRLADDRFLDLNPAWTRTFGWSREEALGRTTEELGLWPAGADRASLRAEVEATGGLAPRRLELVRKDGTLATAMLTARAVDLDGGPCLLVLCQDLTAGLEAERERERLQAELLHAQKLESLGSLAGGVAHDMNNILASVVAVASTLREVREGDAAITRPLDLLLSAAERGRKLVRTLTDFSRKGLGDARPVDLNALVRTQAEILRGTSFARVAVVEALDADLQPVAGEPDSLANALMNLCVNALDAMPAGGTLTLSTGKGAGGGAFLAVADTGSGMRPEVLRRAMEPFFTTKPAGKGTGLGLAGVYGTMKAHGGTVDLESREGEGTRVTLRFPAAGPREASEGPRAESPAADGGAGLRVLLVDDDPIILDTLPAMLAQIGHDCAWVNGGPEALAKLDAGLVPDLVILDNNMPGMGGVETLAAIRSRHPVLPVLMATGYVEPALEVAAGEDPFVWLQEKPFTLADIRRKIGEIRAAASGRPC
- a CDS encoding PhnD/SsuA/transferrin family substrate-binding protein; this translates as MKFLPCLFLVSTCLAAPAAPPVRIGILAFRPKPQAQAQWAPLAGVLGRALPGREIQVETLTYPELDAAIAGRRVDFVLTNPAHYILLRSHHHLTSPLATLATTESGQRVSAFGGVILTRAGDPAHTRLEDLRKASIAIPDLASLGGYQMQAYELRQAGLPLPDRDRLVVTGMPHDNVVRAVLEGRADAGFVRTGTLEAMAREGRLDPARIRVLQTLPTPYPVALSTRLYPEWPFAALPHADEQVARRVAGALLLLGEDDPAAHAMGIQGFAVPADYEPVARILRELRLPPYEAPPPFTFADVWARYRWPFLAVAVSLLAAAVLGIRLLLAHRRLRSSRELFALAFQMSPDPISIHRLDDGTCVAVNQGYLRATGHAREDLVGRRGFGKDYQTWADATQLLAFMERLRRDGAVDAQEATFLAKDGQPLTGVVSARILDLDGVPHVLAIARDVTGLRKAEGERRALEAQLHQAQKMESLGVLAGGVAHDMNNVLAAIMGLASAHVETTPEGTPTRKAFETILKAAERGGKLVKGLLRFARQNPAEERVLDLNALIQEEASLLERTTLARVRLRMELDPGLRPIRGEAGALANALMNLCVNAVEALPADGTLTLRTRNAGPSTVEAEVEDDGAGMGPEILERALDPFFTTKEPGKGTGLGLSMVYSTVKAHRGTLDIRSEPGRGTRVVLRFPAVVGIPAAPAGDTAKASGPARPLSVLVVDDDELALASTQALVAALGHTCTSAARGEEALALAGADTDLVIMDLNMPGLGGARTLPLLRARWPKLPVLLATGKADQTALDLVRGCAHVTLLEKPFTLADLRTALLALEPAP
- a CDS encoding response regulator, translated to MTGGFPSRLRALLLAAAALAASAAGRPVKVAVFTHVPAIYQDPVDRAAKGFFVDMLAEVAAREGWELEYVPGTWAQGLDRVRKGEVDLITSAARTPERERYLAFGQEASFTVWSLVYANPGVHIGTILDLAGKRVGITPGDVNGAHVRELCDGFKISCTFVPEDSFEEILQGVAAGRLDAGVTPSTFGYAREGGYKVIRTPVVVSPFDLYFATALGRNADLLAALDRYLKAGKADRGSTYHAAVDRWMFAHTSRAVLPSWVPTALLAAGGLLVTALAAVQVFRRRVQAATRRIVALNRGLEHELAERRRTESIIFNVASGVSSSTGETFFQNLVTYLARATGADFTYVSETFTRDGATWLRILARHGEGGAPGTEYPLAGTPCERLAPGGLCTYPAGVASRFPGSAPLQDMGAEGFVGAPLEDAEGRLKGVLAVATRRPIQDPAELESLLKIFSSRASAELQRRLVEDERLAMERRIQHSQKLESLGVLAGGIAHDFNNLLTAVLGHLSLAQVKLDAASPAQVHLDAMERIVHRASDLTRQMLAYSGKGRFVVKSHDVNQVIREMTHLLEVSISKKASLRLDLAPGLPPIEADAAQIQQVVLNLVTNASDAIGDAEGIIRVTTAFQTLDTAYLDQVLQGQAMTPGPFVILEVGDTGCGMTAEVMARIFDPFFTTKPNGHGLGLSAIQGILRGHRAGMRIYSEPGRGTTFKVFFPATPQGVVAGSSEAAAPAEAPLSGTVLLVDDEEIITLAVTGMLDALGLQTRVAHNGREALELFRRERDHLDLVLMDLTMPQMDGREAFRAIHAEAPDLPVVLSSGYNEQESIQEFIGRGVAGFLQKPYTLQALAQAIRPPLMRRAAQRRTQEAR
- a CDS encoding DUF2164 domain-containing protein, producing the protein MDITLGKDQERELTGSIRRYLEEAFGEEVGDLKAEGFLRFVLHEVGPHVYNRAIADARDHLEAQVADLENVCFAEERSWWAQGRGVTRRPGRG